From a region of the Besnoitia besnoiti strain Bb-Ger1 chromosome I, whole genome shotgun sequence genome:
- a CDS encoding putative aspartyl proteinase (eimepsin) (encoded by transcript BESB_001310) — protein sequence MRLLQGVTCFAVCFSPAIAALNHTEQKQAENAALNEEAFLIAEALEESLFQKPHFKVELTNRYQETGLKEFISRLLEHHGALINGKHHAAQKAHQELLNFHNSQYFGKIEVGTPPVPFVVFDTGSSNLWIPASDCKNGGCVSHTRFDPKTSSSYLPINARNGDPAIAFIQYGTGACVLRMAKDTVSIGGIEVRNQTVGLALQESTHPFADLPFDGLVGLGFPDVTGEEGLPPDALPLVDSMMKQKLLKRNVFAVYMSEDLHQPGEITFGSVNPRYTFEGHKPQWFPVISLDYWEVGVHGLRLNGKSLGFCEHSRCKAAVDTGSSLITGPSEVINPLLKSLNVAEDCSNKDSLPTVTFVLEDNYGRLVKFPLKPADFLVEEVDSRGKSISCAAGFMPMDVPAPRGPLFVLGNSFIRKFYTIFDRDHMVGSAHLHPTKRTENPFFFDRWSDS from the exons ATGAGATTGCTTCAAGGAGTTACCTGTTTCGCTGTGTGCTTCAGCCCCGCGATTGCGGCACTGAATCATACAGAGCAGAAACAGGCCGAAAACGCGGCTCTCAATGAGGAGGCATTTCTGATAGCGGAGGCATTAGAAGAATCCCTTTTTCAGAAACCTCATTTCAAAGTGGAGCTGACAAATCGCTATCAAGAAACGGGCCTGAAAGAGTTTATATCGCGTCTGCTCGAGCATCATGGAGCTCTGATCAACGGAAAACACCATGCCGCTCAGAAGGCGCACCAAGAGCTACTTAATTTCCATAACAGCCAATACTTCGGGAAAATTGAGGTTGGGACTCCTCCGGTTCCATTTGTT GTATTCGATACGGGCTCCTCCAATCTCTGGATCCCAGCCTCCGACTGTAAAAA CGGTGGTTGCGTGTCGCACACTCGTTTTGATCCCAAAACGTCGTCCAGTTACCTCCCGATAAATGCCAGAAATGGAGATCCGGCAATTGCGTTCATTCAG TATGGGACAGGAGCATGTGTTCTTCGGATGGCGAAAGATACGGTGTCAATAGGAGGCAT AGAGGTGCGAAACCAAACCGTCGGACTGGCCCTCCAGG agtcCACGCATCCCTTTGCTGATTTGCCATTCGACGGCCTCGTCGGCCTGGGCTTTCCGGATGTCACGGGAGAGGAGGGCCTACCACCGGACGCTCTGCCGCTCGTGGACTCAATGATGAAACAG AAACTACTTAAACGAAATGTGTTTGCTGTCTATATGAGTGAAGACCTACACCA GCCAGGAGAGATAACG TTTGGTTCAGTGAATCCTCGATATACATTCGAGGGTCACAAGCCTCAGTGGTTTCCTGTGATATCCCTAG ATTACTG GGAAGTTGGCGTCCATGGGCTCCGCCTCAACGGAAAGTCTCTTGGATTTTGCGAGCATTCACGTTGCAAAGCCGCAGTCGATACGGGTTCAAGCCTG ATCACTGGTCCCTCGGAAGTCATAAATCCGCTTCTGAAGTCGCTAAACGTGGCTGAAGATTGCTCGAATAAAGATAGCCTTCCAACC GTCACGTTTGTATTAGAGGATAATTACGGGCGTCTTGTTAAGTTCCCTCTGAAACCAGCTGACTTTCTGGTCGAGGAAGTTGACTCC CGAGGAAAATCCATTTCATGCGCTGCAGGTTTCATGCCAATG GATGTACCCGCTCCTCGTGGCCCTCTTTTTGTCCTTGGAAATTCTTTCATCAGAAAGTTCTACACCATTTTCGATCGAGACCACATGGTAGGCTCCGCGCACCTTCACCCCACCAAACGGACTGAAAATCCTTTTTTCTTTGATAGATGGTCGGATTCATGA